From Salinirubellus salinus, the proteins below share one genomic window:
- a CDS encoding hydantoinase B/oxoprolinase family protein, with product MSLVPLLLVEDYMSSRAVDLTPTTVEVIRNQLVNISEEMQARVMNSAYSSMWQEAGDLSAALLSPRAEVAGQSQRAIPIHVATMVTSVGQIVEQTGGYDALEPGDILVQNDPYSGNNHLPDFVVAEPVFHDDTLLGFSAVRGHWLDVGGSSPTSYAIDTGEILKEGLRVPPAKLYEAGERNDALYRVIFANVRDSHERVGDFNAQLAGVRQGRRRLQEVAEKYGAETVVATIDRLLDNDERRMRSCIQALPDGDYEAEDFLDGDGIEDELLRIHATVRVRGSDIEVDFAGTDGQVNGGINAPPSVTRAATHYGIKCTLNPGVLRTSGEFRPVDIDAPRRSLVNPEHPAPVVAGNHETANRVFDTVVRAIGTIDADLVFGAGEGSTNGLTYRSLETKVANRTRGMGGAGACSTRDGINGIRSGVGNTGIEPVERFEERYDYVTIDEFSIVTDTGGGGRFRGGNATRLTTRFADDVELIVTSDRAKTGPYGVAGGGEGARARHVHVTPDGERHELPSKCSTTLDAGSAFELQPAGGGGYGDPHERPPERVLDDVLDGYITAETARETYGVAVSGEPLGVDWDATEELRDVE from the coding sequence ATGTCTCTCGTTCCGTTGCTACTGGTAGAGGACTACATGAGTTCAAGAGCGGTGGACCTCACCCCGACGACGGTCGAGGTGATCCGCAACCAACTGGTGAACATCAGTGAGGAGATGCAGGCGCGGGTGATGAACTCGGCGTACTCGTCGATGTGGCAGGAGGCCGGCGACCTGTCGGCGGCCCTGCTGAGCCCCCGGGCCGAGGTGGCCGGCCAGTCACAGCGGGCCATCCCGATCCACGTGGCGACGATGGTCACGTCGGTCGGGCAGATCGTCGAGCAGACGGGTGGGTACGACGCGCTGGAACCGGGTGACATCCTCGTCCAGAACGACCCGTACTCCGGGAACAACCACCTCCCCGACTTCGTCGTCGCGGAGCCGGTGTTCCACGACGACACGCTGCTCGGCTTCTCTGCCGTCCGTGGCCACTGGCTCGACGTCGGCGGCTCCTCACCGACCAGCTACGCCATCGACACCGGCGAGATACTGAAGGAGGGACTCCGGGTCCCGCCCGCGAAACTGTACGAAGCCGGCGAGCGTAACGACGCGCTCTACCGGGTCATCTTCGCGAACGTTCGTGACAGCCACGAGCGGGTCGGTGACTTCAACGCCCAGCTCGCGGGCGTCAGACAGGGTCGCCGCCGACTCCAGGAGGTCGCCGAGAAGTACGGTGCCGAGACGGTCGTTGCGACCATCGACCGGCTCCTCGACAACGACGAACGACGGATGCGGTCGTGCATCCAGGCGCTGCCCGACGGCGACTACGAGGCCGAGGACTTCCTCGACGGTGACGGCATCGAGGACGAACTGCTGCGCATCCACGCGACGGTCCGCGTCCGCGGCTCGGACATCGAGGTCGACTTCGCGGGAACCGACGGGCAGGTGAACGGCGGCATCAACGCCCCGCCGTCGGTGACGCGCGCGGCGACCCACTACGGCATCAAGTGCACGCTGAACCCCGGTGTCCTCCGCACGTCCGGGGAGTTCCGGCCGGTCGACATCGACGCGCCGCGCCGCTCGCTCGTGAACCCGGAGCACCCCGCGCCGGTCGTCGCGGGCAACCACGAGACCGCCAACCGTGTCTTCGACACCGTGGTCCGGGCCATCGGTACCATCGACGCCGACCTCGTGTTCGGCGCCGGCGAAGGGAGCACGAACGGGCTCACCTACCGCTCGCTGGAGACGAAGGTCGCGAACCGGACGCGTGGGATGGGCGGCGCCGGTGCGTGCTCGACCCGCGATGGCATCAACGGCATCCGCTCGGGCGTCGGCAACACCGGTATCGAACCCGTCGAACGGTTCGAGGAACGGTACGACTACGTCACCATCGACGAGTTCTCCATCGTCACCGACACCGGAGGCGGCGGCCGGTTCCGCGGCGGCAACGCCACCCGCTTGACCACCCGGTTCGCCGACGACGTGGAACTCATCGTCACCAGTGACCGTGCGAAGACCGGTCCCTACGGGGTCGCCGGTGGTGGCGAGGGGGCGCGCGCACGGCACGTCCACGTCACGCCCGACGGCGAGCGCCACGAACTCCCGTCGAAGTGCTCGACGACGCTCGACGCGGGCTCGGCGTTCGAACTGCAACCGGCTGGTGGTGGTGGGTACGGTGACCCGCACGAGCGGCCTCCCGAACGCGTACTCGACGACGTGCTCGACGGGTACATCACCGCCGAAACTGCTCGGGAGACGTACGGCGTCGCCGTCAGTGGCGAGCCACTCGGCGTCGACTGGGATGCGACGGAGGAGCTCCGCGATGTCGAGTGA